One window of Thermocoleostomius sinensis A174 genomic DNA carries:
- a CDS encoding ferredoxin reductase family protein, translating to MRSLLMRSPIAIAFFWIVAYVLIAVLPLFILLIYPPLGGRGFWVEFSVALGFIGLAMMALQFVITARINRIEASYGIDILLQFHRFTSIVAFVFVLVHPVMLFVVQPETLQLLNFFEAPLRARLAVLGTLAFIALVVTTIWRKPLRIPYEPWRLSHTILSVLALVLGLGHALLVGNYLGLFWKSVLWAAIAITALWLIVYVRLIKPWLMTRRPYLVEEVIPQRGDVWTLALRPWGHDGFKFQPGQFSWITLNITPLSMREHPFSMSSSGEHPERIEFGIKALGDFTSRIKDVKPGTKAYLDGPYGVFTVDRYHDTAGFVLIAGGIGITPMMSMLVTAAERGDDRPYLLIYASKAWDDITYREELENLKEKLNLTIVHVLREPPEDWSGETGYVDQELLDRYIPKFRGSRQYFICAAPRMMDQVERALHDLDVPVTNVHMEHFNLA from the coding sequence ATGAGAAGCCTTCTAATGCGGAGTCCGATCGCAATTGCTTTCTTCTGGATTGTGGCTTATGTGTTGATTGCAGTCCTACCGCTGTTTATTCTTTTGATTTATCCACCACTGGGCGGACGTGGCTTTTGGGTTGAATTTTCTGTTGCCCTCGGGTTTATTGGGCTGGCCATGATGGCGCTTCAGTTCGTGATCACAGCCCGCATCAATCGCATTGAAGCCTCCTATGGGATTGATATTTTGCTTCAGTTTCATCGCTTTACATCGATCGTTGCTTTCGTCTTTGTGCTGGTTCATCCAGTGATGCTGTTTGTGGTACAACCTGAAACGCTGCAACTGCTGAATTTTTTCGAGGCTCCTTTACGGGCCAGGCTTGCCGTGCTAGGAACGTTAGCGTTCATTGCTCTGGTCGTAACTACAATTTGGCGCAAGCCCTTGCGCATTCCCTACGAACCGTGGCGTCTGTCTCATACCATTCTGTCGGTGTTGGCATTGGTGTTGGGGTTGGGGCACGCTCTACTAGTAGGTAACTATTTGGGGCTATTTTGGAAGAGTGTTTTGTGGGCAGCGATCGCCATTACGGCGCTGTGGTTGATTGTCTATGTCCGGTTGATAAAACCCTGGCTGATGACCAGACGCCCCTATTTGGTGGAAGAAGTGATTCCACAACGAGGCGATGTATGGACGCTAGCGTTGCGCCCGTGGGGACATGATGGCTTTAAGTTTCAACCAGGGCAGTTTTCTTGGATTACGCTGAACATCACCCCCCTCAGTATGCGAGAACATCCTTTCTCGATGTCTTCGAGTGGAGAACATCCAGAACGGATCGAATTTGGCATCAAAGCTTTAGGAGATTTCACCAGTCGCATTAAAGATGTAAAACCCGGTACAAAAGCATACCTTGATGGGCCCTATGGGGTGTTCACGGTCGATCGCTATCATGATACGGCTGGGTTTGTATTGATTGCGGGCGGTATTGGCATTACTCCGATGATGAGCATGTTGGTAACAGCGGCAGAACGAGGTGACGATCGCCCTTATTTGTTAATCTACGCCAGTAAAGCCTGGGACGATATCACCTATCGAGAAGAGTTAGAGAATTTAAAAGAGAAACTGAATCTTACCATCGTTCACGTTTTGCGCGAACCGCCCGAAGATTGGTCGGGTGAAACAGGATACGTCGATCAAGAATTACTCGATCGCTATATCCCTAAATTCCGTGGCTCTCGTCAATACTTTATCTGTGCAGCCCCACGCATGATGGATCAGGTCGAACGCGCCTTACACGATCTGGATGTTCCGGTAACGAATGTACATATGGAACACTTCAACCTGGCTTAA
- a CDS encoding potassium channel family protein, translating to MNFFVQTVGVGLILLALLDIYLTVLHPRIESSLLSAKIARATWYIFRGVAQIFPKQRNQLLTYSGSAIILTIVVMWVLLLVLGFALIVWSGLGTAIQASEGQTPTDFATALYYSGYSLTTLGTGDLVPKTGTYRLLMFLQAALGFSIFTLTITYILSVYSALIRRNTFALSLHHRTNDTASSAELLARLAAGDNLNNIQQDISNIARELMNLLESQNTYSVLLYFRFRQSYYALPRIMYLAMDLATLIQSALNSNKYRSIVESAATAELWCGGLHLLEQVCHALLPNARSDERDYNERLWREHYCTAIKRLQQEGIETNPDLEAGIELYLSLRYEWQPYLCKLIHYMEYDRYEIFFSELQRTKLR from the coding sequence GTGAACTTTTTTGTGCAAACTGTGGGCGTTGGATTGATTCTTCTAGCCCTCCTAGATATTTATTTAACAGTGTTACATCCACGGATCGAAAGTAGCTTGCTCAGTGCGAAAATTGCCAGAGCAACTTGGTATATTTTTCGCGGTGTTGCTCAAATTTTTCCAAAGCAACGGAATCAATTGCTGACTTATAGTGGTTCGGCTATCATCCTCACGATCGTAGTTATGTGGGTTTTGTTGTTGGTTTTAGGATTTGCTCTCATTGTTTGGAGCGGATTAGGAACCGCTATTCAAGCTAGCGAAGGACAAACACCAACAGATTTTGCTACCGCCCTTTACTACAGCGGCTATTCTCTCACCACTTTAGGAACAGGCGATCTTGTTCCCAAAACAGGTACTTACCGTTTACTCATGTTCCTGCAAGCGGCGTTAGGATTTTCAATTTTTACTTTGACCATCACCTATATTTTGTCAGTTTACAGTGCGTTGATTCGGCGAAACACCTTTGCGCTCAGCCTGCACCACCGCACAAACGATACAGCTAGTTCGGCTGAACTCCTCGCGCGCCTTGCCGCGGGTGATAACCTCAACAACATTCAGCAAGATATTTCCAACATTGCCAGGGAATTGATGAACCTCCTGGAATCCCAAAATACCTATTCAGTGCTGCTCTACTTTCGCTTCCGTCAAAGTTACTATGCGCTTCCTCGCATTATGTATCTGGCAATGGATTTAGCAACTCTGATTCAAAGCGCATTAAATTCTAACAAATACCGATCGATTGTCGAGTCTGCTGCCACGGCTGAACTTTGGTGTGGCGGATTACATTTACTAGAACAAGTTTGTCATGCCTTGTTACCTAATGCCCGCTCGGATGAACGAGATTATAACGAGCGACTATGGCGAGAGCATTATTGTACAGCGATTAAACGGTTACAGCAGGAGGGAATTGAAACAAATCCCGATTTAGAAGCAGGTATTGAACTATATCTTTCCTTACGGTACGAATGGCAACCCTATCTTTGTAAACTCATTCACTACATGGAGTACGATCGATACGAGATATTTTTCAGTGAACTTCAGCGAACAAAATTAAGGTAG
- a CDS encoding LuxR C-terminal-related transcriptional regulator, protein MFQPLIVSEPATGILDSMRLLVGLQRVSELVQSFSGCFDPNSIAKRATDGLVKKFDCAFARIWLMEPDGAALRLVASSGMYTNTNGFFSKVPLGAFKVGKIAQNRIPFLSNNLADEPWVKDRDWAIAKQITGFAGYPLVIDDKVIGVLAVFSHQPLSPEFLEILQGLCTTLAITLEISIHLQQPGSPSSVITFAHTPLSEQLSQILSHTRFILVGTERPLSPSFAFLLLRSAEILQTMDCSYCRFSYGSEQITLEAVVLPQTELHHLRDWVTSRFSDLLLAVTYLGGTLQTFIGANQNVVQVVLQLPYPCCPLGPWIRIHCQLPLLQTAFTQLAYQAGLMFGSLEDAQIPLLTDDPKQASAAVSPVLWIAHNRFIPKGITAKLDLTTTATQLRSAIEAVMRGETWGLETTIESPRQSLSEREQEILELLMQGARDRDIATALHISERTVKFHINNLLTKLNARTRCQAIYHAIESD, encoded by the coding sequence TTGTTTCAACCGTTGATTGTGTCAGAACCAGCCACTGGAATTCTAGACTCGATGCGCCTACTCGTTGGCTTACAGCGAGTCAGTGAGTTGGTGCAAAGTTTTAGTGGCTGTTTTGATCCCAACAGCATCGCTAAGCGAGCAACCGATGGACTAGTCAAAAAATTTGACTGTGCGTTTGCCCGAATCTGGTTAATGGAACCCGATGGGGCTGCGCTACGGCTCGTTGCCTCATCCGGCATGTATACCAATACCAATGGTTTTTTTAGCAAAGTTCCACTAGGCGCATTCAAAGTAGGAAAAATTGCGCAGAATCGGATTCCGTTTTTAAGCAATAATTTGGCCGATGAGCCGTGGGTGAAAGATCGAGACTGGGCGATCGCTAAGCAAATTACTGGCTTTGCCGGCTACCCTCTCGTCATTGACGATAAGGTGATTGGAGTTTTGGCAGTGTTTAGCCATCAGCCTCTATCGCCAGAATTTTTAGAAATTTTGCAAGGACTCTGTACCACGCTGGCCATCACCCTAGAAATTAGCATTCATCTTCAGCAACCTGGTTCACCCAGTTCAGTCATCACCTTTGCGCACACGCCGCTTTCAGAGCAACTGTCTCAAATTCTTAGCCACACCCGCTTTATTTTGGTAGGAACCGAGCGCCCTTTGTCCCCATCCTTTGCGTTTTTGCTGTTGCGATCGGCAGAGATTCTGCAAACCATGGACTGTTCCTACTGTCGCTTCAGCTATGGATCTGAGCAAATTACGCTGGAAGCCGTTGTTTTACCTCAAACTGAACTCCACCACTTGCGAGATTGGGTTACATCTCGCTTCAGTGACCTGCTGTTGGCAGTCACTTATTTGGGCGGAACGCTACAAACCTTCATTGGTGCAAATCAAAATGTGGTTCAGGTAGTACTACAACTTCCTTATCCCTGTTGTCCGCTTGGCCCTTGGATTCGGATTCACTGTCAACTGCCGCTATTGCAAACCGCCTTCACCCAACTAGCCTATCAAGCAGGATTAATGTTTGGTAGCTTGGAGGATGCTCAAATTCCCTTACTAACAGATGATCCTAAACAAGCGAGTGCAGCCGTCAGCCCTGTATTGTGGATCGCCCACAATCGCTTCATTCCTAAAGGTATAACCGCCAAACTCGATTTAACGACCACCGCTACTCAATTGCGATCGGCCATAGAAGCGGTGATGCGGGGGGAAACTTGGGGCCTAGAAACGACGATAGAATCACCCCGGCAATCTCTATCTGAACGTGAACAGGAAATTTTGGAGTTATTGATGCAAGGCGCACGCGATCGCGATATTGCCACAGCGCTTCACATTAGTGAACGCACCGTAAAATTTCACATCAATAATCTGCTAACCAAACTGAATGCTCGCACGCGCTGTCAAGCGATTTACCACGCGATTGAAAGTGATTGA